The Butyrivibrio fibrisolvens genome window below encodes:
- the pssE gene encoding PssE/Cps14G family polysaccharide biosynthesis glycosyltransferase, whose translation MIFVTVGTQKFQMNRLMKQIEMLAAMMPEEEFVIQYGHCTYVPKNCKTFMFMDRPQFEECIDKCRVLISHGGVGTIMAGLRKRKPVIVVPRLHKYGEHVDDHQIEAAHALKHNKCLLICMNIEYLKFMVDNIDNYEFKPYIEPERKVEDIVIHCIEDNSSYSEKHSLTGLVGLLGKNEKMIKKSASTHNGIF comes from the coding sequence TTGATTTTTGTAACAGTTGGAACTCAAAAGTTCCAGATGAACAGGCTCATGAAGCAGATAGAAATGCTTGCAGCCATGATGCCGGAGGAAGAATTTGTTATACAATACGGGCATTGCACCTATGTCCCTAAGAATTGCAAGACATTTATGTTTATGGATCGTCCTCAGTTTGAGGAGTGCATTGACAAGTGCAGAGTGCTCATCTCTCATGGAGGAGTAGGAACAATTATGGCGGGTCTTAGAAAGAGAAAACCTGTTATAGTAGTACCAAGACTTCATAAGTATGGAGAACATGTTGATGATCACCAGATCGAAGCAGCACATGCACTCAAGCATAACAAATGTCTGCTTATCTGTATGAATATAGAATATTTGAAATTTATGGTTGATAATATCGACAACTATGAATTTAAGCCATATATAGAGCCTGAGAGGAAGGTTGAGGATATTGTTATTCATTGTATAGAAGACAATTCTTCATATTCTGAGAAGCATTCATTAACTGGCCTTGTAGGTCTTTTAGGCAAGAATGAAAAGATGATCAAGAAGTCGGCATCAACACACAACGGAATTTTTTGA
- the pssD gene encoding PssD/Cps14F family polysaccharide biosynthesis glycosyltransferase, translated as MRKLLLVASSGGHMEELTRLKSITERYDCCWVTEKNNFQKYGKVEEIQYYVPQVNRREILFPLKFFLLFFVAFYVLIKEKPEVVISTGALISYPFCRLAKMMGKKVIFIESFARVNELSLTGKLLYKHVNTFIVQWSEIAQKYDKAIVGGGIF; from the coding sequence ATGAGAAAGTTATTATTGGTAGCTTCTTCAGGTGGTCATATGGAGGAGCTTACAAGACTTAAGAGCATTACTGAAAGGTATGACTGCTGCTGGGTCACTGAAAAGAACAATTTTCAGAAATATGGGAAGGTTGAGGAGATTCAGTATTACGTTCCTCAGGTTAATCGTAGGGAGATTCTTTTCCCTTTAAAATTTTTCCTTTTATTTTTTGTAGCATTTTATGTGCTGATCAAAGAGAAACCGGAAGTTGTTATTTCAACAGGTGCTTTGATATCATATCCATTCTGTCGTCTTGCCAAGATGATGGGCAAGAAGGTTATTTTCATTGAATCTTTTGCCAGAGTCAATGAATTATCTCTTACAGGCAAGCTTCTGTACAAGCATGTTAATACCTTTATTGTACAGTGGTCAGAGATAGCACAGAAGTATGATAAAGCAATTGTTGGAGGCGGTATATTTTGA
- a CDS encoding PqqD family protein, translating to MRLNTEFSVCEVSGQSFIVPTGSKLMDVDKMMDLNDTALFIINSLKDKDMSFDELLVAIMDEYEIDMETASKDLGDFIDSARKVGVIIS from the coding sequence ATGAGATTAAATACTGAGTTTTCAGTATGCGAAGTATCTGGACAGTCTTTCATAGTACCTACCGGATCGAAGCTGATGGATGTAGATAAAATGATGGATCTGAACGATACGGCTCTATTTATCATTAATTCATTAAAAGACAAGGATATGTCATTTGATGAGCTTCTTGTAGCAATAATGGATGAATATGAGATTGATATGGAGACAGCTTCTAAAGATCTTGGAGACTTTATAGATAGTGCCAGAAAGGTCGGAGTAATCATATCATGA
- a CDS encoding ABC transporter ATP-binding protein, which translates to MGKIKQYYKKYKSQKERGRDYFKWLLGYTKPYLLRIAVLMIISVAWTYLGIEYSVMSQKIIDMAGKGYITKTSIAVFMILIMIMLIGESVQNLFSAMLNERYSFGIRKQVYDKIIRSIWIGTQKFHTGDMMTRMTSDAGNIANGMVNVIPNIIVFLIELALVFFTLYKNSRFLAVSALFLTPIGILLAYALGRRLKKYQVKVQESETAYRSFIQESLANILIVKAFSSEDRFSDDLTTLRNNRFHWVWKKSKLSAASNLVMGGTFQLGYMFAFIYAAGQISRHEITFGTMTLFLTLFGRIQSPIASLMRELPGVVSIFASAGRIMDIQDIPLEERIEQSGLEGAMGVAVQNLSFAYDKDYIFTDVNFDIKPGDFVGIVGKSGIGKTTLIRLLMNFISPSRGSIRYYDDAGNTMDLSATVREFVSYVPQGNTLFSGTIRKNILIGKEDASDEEIWQALDMAVCREFVEKLPKGLDTVIGEKGVGLSEGQAQRLGLARALIRNSNFIVLDEATSALDEITESQLLKKLSEMTPRPTCILITHRKSVLDYCNREFVLEDGNVKVKDIG; encoded by the coding sequence ATGGGGAAAATCAAACAGTATTACAAAAAGTACAAAAGCCAAAAAGAGAGAGGAAGAGACTATTTTAAATGGCTTTTGGGTTATACAAAGCCATATTTATTGCGAATAGCAGTTCTTATGATAATAAGTGTTGCATGGACTTATCTTGGAATTGAGTACTCTGTTATGTCTCAGAAGATTATAGATATGGCCGGTAAGGGATATATTACCAAGACATCGATAGCCGTATTTATGATACTTATCATGATAATGCTTATCGGAGAATCTGTACAAAATCTGTTTTCAGCCATGCTCAATGAAAGATATTCTTTTGGTATACGTAAGCAGGTATATGATAAGATCATACGATCTATATGGATTGGAACACAGAAATTCCATACCGGCGACATGATGACCAGGATGACTTCCGATGCGGGCAATATAGCTAATGGAATGGTCAATGTTATTCCTAATATAATCGTATTTTTGATTGAACTTGCATTGGTATTTTTTACCTTATACAAAAACTCAAGATTTTTAGCTGTTTCTGCGCTGTTTCTTACTCCGATAGGAATTCTTCTGGCATATGCTCTTGGAAGAAGATTAAAGAAATATCAGGTCAAGGTTCAGGAATCGGAGACTGCATACAGATCATTTATTCAGGAAAGTCTTGCTAACATACTTATTGTTAAGGCTTTCTCAAGTGAAGACAGATTCTCTGATGATCTTACTACTCTTCGTAACAACAGATTTCACTGGGTCTGGAAAAAGAGTAAACTTTCTGCTGCTTCTAATCTGGTAATGGGTGGTACATTTCAGCTAGGATATATGTTTGCATTCATTTATGCAGCAGGACAGATATCCCGTCATGAGATTACATTCGGAACTATGACTTTGTTTTTGACTTTATTTGGTCGAATACAGTCACCTATTGCTTCACTTATGAGAGAGCTTCCAGGAGTAGTATCTATTTTTGCTTCCGCAGGAAGAATTATGGATATTCAGGATATTCCGCTTGAGGAGCGTATAGAGCAGAGCGGCTTAGAAGGAGCTATGGGCGTAGCTGTTCAAAATTTGTCTTTTGCATATGATAAAGATTATATATTCACTGATGTAAATTTTGATATAAAGCCTGGAGATTTTGTAGGTATCGTGGGTAAATCAGGTATTGGTAAGACGACCCTCATAAGGCTTCTTATGAACTTTATTTCTCCGTCTAGAGGTAGTATCAGATATTATGATGATGCAGGCAATACGATGGATCTAAGCGCTACAGTCAGAGAATTTGTGTCATATGTTCCACAAGGTAATACCCTGTTTTCTGGTACTATCAGGAAGAATATTCTGATAGGAAAAGAGGATGCTAGTGACGAAGAAATATGGCAAGCTCTTGATATGGCAGTGTGCAGAGAGTTTGTCGAGAAGCTTCCAAAAGGTCTTGATACAGTAATAGGTGAGAAGGGTGTTGGACTATCTGAAGGACAAGCTCAAAGGCTTGGACTTGCCAGAGCACTTATCAGGAATTCAAATTTTATTGTACTTGATGAAGCGACATCTGCTTTGGATGAGATTACAGAAAGTCAGCTTCTTAAGAAGCTCTCTGAGATGACGCCAAGACCTACATGTATACTGATAACACATAGAAAGAGCGTTCTTGATTATTGCAATAGAGAATTCGTTTTGGAAGATGGAAATGTTAAGGTGAAAGACATTGGTTAA